ATTATTCTACAAAGAAAAAAACTTCTTTAAAGCTATTGGAAAAGTTATTATAAAACAAGGAGATACAATTACACAGACAAGTAATTATACTGATTATGACGCAAATTCTAAACAAGCGTTATCTTGGGGAAATGTGGTTTTAAAAGACCCAACAATGACGTTAACTTCAGATACACTTCATTTTGATAGACTGAATCAGAAATTGTATTACAATAGTTATGCAACTATTAAAGACCCAACAAATACACTTAAAAGTAAAAACGGTAACTTCTATTTAGAAACTAAAAAATTTACAGCAACCACTAGAGTTACAGTCGTAAACCCAGAACATTATTTAGAATCTAATCATTTAGATTATTACACAAACTCTGGTCTTACGTATTTATACGGGCCAACGACAATTACAAACACTCAAAACGAAAATAAAATTTATTGCGAAAGAGGTTTTTATAATACAAAAACCGATATTTCTCATTTTGTTAAAAATGCCAAACTCTTTTTAAAAGAAAGAACTGTTGAAGGTGATAGTTTGTATTATGACAAGAGAAAAGGTTTTGCTTCTGCAACAAATAATATTCAAGTTATAGACACTGTTCAGAATTTTATAACAAAAGGAAACTATGCAGAAATCTTTGAATTAAAAGATTCACTTTTTATTATTAAAAGAGCAGTTGCTATTTCAATTGTAGAAAAAGACTCTATGTTTATTCATGGAGACACCATATTAATAACAGGTAAACCTGAAAAAAGAATTGTAAGAACATATCATAATGTAAAAATCTTTAAATCAGACTTACAAGGAAAATGTGATTCAATACATACAAACCAAGCTAATGGTTTAACTAGAATGTTTAAAAACCCTGTAATTTGGTCAGAACAAAATCAAATTACTGGAGACACAATTCATTTAATTTCTAATGTAGAAACAGAAAAATTAGATTCCTTAAAAGTATTAAACAATTCATTTATCATTACAAAAGACACAATTTCTAATAAGGATTTCAACCAGATTAGAGGTAGAAATATGTTTGGGAAATTTAAAAACAATAAACTGAATCTACTTTTAGTAAAAGGAAATGCAGAATCTGTTTATTTTAATAGAAATGAAGAAACCCAAGTTTTAGAAACTATTACAAAAGAAATTTCTAGTAATATTGAATTTACTTTAGTTAAAGGACAAATAGAAACGGTTAAGTATTTAAAAAAATCTGATGGTAATACATATCCTCCTTCAAAATTACCAGATGATGTTAGACAATTAAAAGGTTTTATTTGGCGAGAAGATGAACAACCTAAAAAGAAGGAAGATATTTTTATTAAAGATGATAAAAAGAAGGTTCCTCCAAAAAAAGGTAAAAAAGAAAATAAGACTGCTATTATTCTTGATAAAAAAAAGAAATCTAAAGTAGATCTTAAATTAATGAAGTCAGATGTTTCTCCTAAAAAGCAATAATCTTGAAAAAAGATTTTTTTAAATATCAAGCACAAACCTCTCCTTACCCACTTGCAATAGAAATTTCTAAAGCAAAAGGGAGTTATATTTATGACACTTCAGGTAAAAAATATTTAGACTTTGTTGCAGGTGTTTCTGCAAATAGTGTTGGACATAATAACGATAATGTTACAGATGCTATTAAAAATCAACTAGATTCTTATGCTCATGTAATGGTTTATGGCGAGTTTGTACAGCAACCACAAGTTGAATTGTGTAAATTATTAGCAGAAAATTCTCCAGAAAATTTAAATTCTGTTTACATCACTAATTCTGGTACAGAAGCTACAGAAGGTGCTTTAAAACTAGCTAAAAGAGTTACAAATAGGTCAGAAATTATAGCAGCAAAAAACTCTTATCATGGAAACACAATGGGTTCTATGAGCGTTTCTGGAGCTGAAAGTCAAAAATCAGCATTTAGACCTTTAATTCCTGGTACAAGATTTATCACATTTAATGATGAAACAGAACTTAGTAAAATTACTACTAAAACTGCTGCAGTAATATTAGAAACCATGCAAGGTGGCGCAGGTTTTATTGAACCTAAAAATGACTATTTATCAAAAGTAAAACAACGTTGTTTAGAAGTTGGTGCATTATTAATTTTGGATGAAATACAAACAGGAATTGGTAGAACAGGAACTTTTTGGGGGTTTGAAAACTACAATGTGATTCCTGATATTATAATTACTGGAAAAGGTTTAGGAGGCGGAATGCCTGTTGGTGCTTTTATTTCATCATTTGAAAAAATGGATTTATTAAAAGACAATCCTAAATTAGGACATATTTCTACGTTTGCAGGTCATCCTGTAATTGCTGCAGCAGGAGTTGCAACCTTAAAAGAAATTAAAGACAATAACTTAATTGCAACATCTTTAAAGAAAGAAGCACTTATTAGAAAACATTTAAAACATCCTTCAATTAAAGAAATTAGAGGAAAAGGATTAATGTTAGCTCCCATTTTAGAAACTCCAGAATTGGCTGCAAAAGTGATTCATAAATGTTTAGAAAACGGATTAATTCTATTCTTCTTATTAATTGAATTAAGAGCTTTAAGAATTACACCTCCACTTACAATTTCTGATGAAGAAATCATAAAAGGTTGCAAAATTCTTTTAAATTCTATTGATGAAATTAATGGTTAATCAGCTTTTTAATAAAGCATAAACATACTATTATTTCTTTTTTATTTTCACAAAACCTATCTATAAGGTTCAATAATTTCTTAATTTCAGTTAAATAACGTTAAGGTTATATTAAAATGGATATATACTGTAACTCATTTTAAAATTGGTCGTCTTTACTATATAATTTCAACCTAAAATACTTATTATGAAAACCTTAAAAACTATTATTACTGTTATTGCAATTAGTTTATCAACTGTTTTTTCTGTTACAGCTACAGAAAACAATCCTACAAGTACAAATAAAAAATTAAGAACAGAACTCGTCTCTTTATTAGGAAATAATATTCCTTTAGAAATAGATAAATCATATTCTGCAGAAATTTCATTTATAGTAAACAACGATAATGAAGTAATTGTTATTTCAGTAGATTCTAAAGTTTCTAGTTTTATTAAATATGCAAAAACTAGGTTAAACTATAAAAAAGTCAATACTAAAAATATTAAAAAAGGAGAAGTTTATAGAATGCCAATAAAAATTAATA
The window above is part of the Polaribacter sp. SA4-12 genome. Proteins encoded here:
- a CDS encoding OstA-like protein — its product is MKRILILFFLFITSFVFSQTKKINYEAEIQEADEEKYPGATILIGNVKMTHDGIILTSQQALFYKEKNFFKAIGKVIIKQGDTITQTSNYTDYDANSKQALSWGNVVLKDPTMTLTSDTLHFDRLNQKLYYNSYATIKDPTNTLKSKNGNFYLETKKFTATTRVTVVNPEHYLESNHLDYYTNSGLTYLYGPTTITNTQNENKIYCERGFYNTKTDISHFVKNAKLFLKERTVEGDSLYYDKRKGFASATNNIQVIDTVQNFITKGNYAEIFELKDSLFIIKRAVAISIVEKDSMFIHGDTILITGKPEKRIVRTYHNVKIFKSDLQGKCDSIHTNQANGLTRMFKNPVIWSEQNQITGDTIHLISNVETEKLDSLKVLNNSFIITKDTISNKDFNQIRGRNMFGKFKNNKLNLLLVKGNAESVYFNRNEETQVLETITKEISSNIEFTLVKGQIETVKYLKKSDGNTYPPSKLPDDVRQLKGFIWREDEQPKKKEDIFIKDDKKKVPPKKGKKENKTAIILDKKKKSKVDLKLMKSDVSPKKQ
- a CDS encoding aspartate aminotransferase family protein encodes the protein MKKDFFKYQAQTSPYPLAIEISKAKGSYIYDTSGKKYLDFVAGVSANSVGHNNDNVTDAIKNQLDSYAHVMVYGEFVQQPQVELCKLLAENSPENLNSVYITNSGTEATEGALKLAKRVTNRSEIIAAKNSYHGNTMGSMSVSGAESQKSAFRPLIPGTRFITFNDETELSKITTKTAAVILETMQGGAGFIEPKNDYLSKVKQRCLEVGALLILDEIQTGIGRTGTFWGFENYNVIPDIIITGKGLGGGMPVGAFISSFEKMDLLKDNPKLGHISTFAGHPVIAAAGVATLKEIKDNNLIATSLKKEALIRKHLKHPSIKEIRGKGLMLAPILETPELAAKVIHKCLENGLILFFLLIELRALRITPPLTISDEEIIKGCKILLNSIDEING